A single region of the Geobacillus subterraneus genome encodes:
- a CDS encoding helix-turn-helix domain-containing protein, translating to MRHGYASFLLAHCLRRFNGERTLAAVYHLFSGKKSAQTLQDSKWFRLEPFFGTWKDVTVAELDTAAQVLAEQRLAAPGDNRTYRLTEAGERWLDGQEMLLPRHLNGWRYHEIDQLFWQRLSLVGQTLSNLVYGQRFAPICRDERTLLWVKQYVLANGSRQALAAAFYNEFIRLLRAVSEEEATVFTLRLTSAARIGWTAEQIAAYLQTDALYVQFQFRNVLHYMMAEAEAGRAPLMAEMMAGLVPVQLTQSAQKTYEWLKKGKTIEEIAALRRLKRSTIEDHIVEIAANVPGFSIAPFVADEKAASIQAAARALGTRKLKHIRDTLGGAASYFEIRLVLAKEVGRWMN from the coding sequence ATGCGGCATGGTTATGCCTCGTTTTTGCTTGCCCACTGCTTGCGCCGCTTCAACGGCGAACGGACGCTGGCAGCGGTATACCATTTATTTTCTGGGAAAAAGTCGGCGCAAACGTTGCAAGACAGCAAATGGTTTCGGCTCGAGCCGTTTTTTGGCACGTGGAAAGATGTGACGGTGGCCGAGCTTGACACGGCTGCACAGGTGCTCGCCGAACAGCGGTTGGCCGCGCCCGGGGACAACCGAACGTACAGGTTGACAGAGGCCGGGGAGCGCTGGCTTGACGGACAGGAAATGCTGCTTCCCCGCCATTTGAACGGCTGGCGTTATCATGAGATCGATCAGCTGTTTTGGCAGCGCCTCTCTCTCGTTGGCCAAACGTTATCCAACCTCGTTTACGGGCAGCGCTTTGCACCGATTTGCCGCGATGAGCGAACGCTCCTATGGGTGAAGCAATATGTGCTCGCCAACGGCTCACGACAAGCGCTCGCTGCCGCGTTTTATAACGAGTTCATCCGGCTGCTTCGGGCTGTCTCCGAGGAGGAAGCGACGGTGTTTACATTGCGGCTCACAAGCGCTGCGCGCATCGGCTGGACGGCGGAGCAAATCGCCGCCTATTTGCAAACGGATGCGCTTTATGTGCAGTTTCAATTTCGCAACGTTCTTCATTATATGATGGCGGAGGCCGAAGCCGGACGCGCTCCGCTGATGGCGGAGATGATGGCTGGGCTCGTGCCGGTGCAGCTGACGCAATCGGCGCAAAAAACGTACGAATGGCTGAAGAAAGGAAAAACGATCGAAGAAATCGCCGCCCTTCGCCGTCTAAAGCGGAGCACGATTGAGGATCATATTGTCGAAATCGCCGCCAACGTGCCCGGCTTTTCGATCGCTCCGTTTGTGGCGGACGAGAAGGCGGCTTCGATTCAAGCGGCGGCGCGGGCGCTCGGAACGCGCAAGTTAAAGCATATTCGCGACACGCTCGGCGGCGCGGCGAGTTATTTTGAAATTCGCCTCGTGTTAGCAAAGGAAGTGGGACGTTGGATGAATTAA
- a CDS encoding CPBP family intramembrane glutamic endopeptidase, with the protein MRRQSEQIQHMTDREVLFHLYLTQGLLLAVAGVASLFLFDWAEWRRLWRLDLSDVLLYGVGAAALVLAADFLAMRYLPEDWHDDGGVNEKIFRGRSILHLFFLCGLIAVTEEWLFRGIVQTHWGLWAASAIFAVLHVRYLEKWFLFLMVIVLSLFLGVLYERTGSLWVTVTAHFLIDFVLALHIRLGGETEEEGK; encoded by the coding sequence ATGAGGCGGCAAAGTGAACAAATTCAACATATGACGGACCGCGAAGTGCTTTTTCATCTTTATTTGACGCAAGGGCTGCTGCTTGCCGTTGCCGGCGTCGCCTCGCTATTTTTGTTCGATTGGGCCGAGTGGCGTCGGCTTTGGCGGCTCGATCTGTCCGATGTGCTGTTATACGGGGTGGGCGCGGCGGCGCTCGTGTTGGCGGCTGATTTTTTGGCGATGCGCTATTTGCCGGAAGACTGGCATGATGACGGCGGGGTGAATGAAAAAATTTTCCGCGGTCGCTCCATTTTGCATCTCTTTTTTTTATGCGGGCTGATTGCCGTCACCGAAGAATGGCTGTTTCGCGGCATCGTGCAGACACATTGGGGGCTTTGGGCCGCGAGTGCGATTTTCGCCGTGCTGCACGTCCGGTATTTGGAAAAGTGGTTTTTATTCCTCATGGTCATCGTGCTTAGTTTGTTTCTAGGCGTGCTGTACGAACGGACTGGCAGCTTATGGGTGACGGTCACCGCCCATTTTTTGATCGATTTTGTGCTTGCTTTACATATTCGTCTAGGCGGAGAGACAGAGGAGGAAGGGAAGTGA
- the serA gene encoding phosphoglycerate dehydrogenase: protein MFRVLVSDAISEEGLTPLRTSANIDIVQKKVGEVEDELHTFDALLVRSATKVTEELLEKMTKLKIVGRAGVGVDNIDVDAATKRGIVVINAPNGNTISAAEHTFAMMAALVRRIPQAHISVKSREWNRSAFVGNELFGKKLGVIGFGRIGSEVAKRARAFGMTVHVYDPFLTKERAEKLGVSIHSLDEVLASADIITVHTPLTKETRGLLGTENLAKTKKGVYLVNCARGGIIDEQALIPFLESGHVAGVALDVFEQEPPGDHPLLAFDNVITTPHLGASTVEAQLNVATQVAEELLHFFEGQPVTSSINLPALSKDVYEKIQSFYHLGRKLGLIASQFMNIPVQELSVTYAGTVADLETTYITRSLLAGFLRPRVASTVNEVNAAMVAKERGITYGEKFSDETHGYANCISLTVHGENKTFTIKGTHVPNYGDRIVHFNGVAIDFAPEGHLLYIQHQDRPGMIGKVGNVLGAHDVNIATMQVGRQEAGGKAMMILSLDKPVDDAVLNALAQIDDIETVKRLEA from the coding sequence GTGTTTCGCGTACTCGTTTCCGACGCCATTAGTGAAGAAGGCTTGACGCCGCTGCGCACATCAGCAAACATTGACATCGTGCAAAAAAAGGTTGGCGAAGTTGAAGACGAATTACACACGTTTGACGCCTTGCTCGTACGCAGCGCGACGAAAGTGACAGAAGAATTATTGGAGAAAATGACGAAGTTGAAAATTGTCGGCCGCGCCGGTGTCGGCGTTGACAACATTGATGTCGACGCGGCGACAAAACGCGGGATCGTCGTTATTAATGCGCCAAACGGCAATACGATTTCCGCTGCTGAACATACATTCGCGATGATGGCAGCGCTTGTCCGCCGCATTCCGCAGGCGCACATTTCCGTCAAATCGCGGGAATGGAACCGCTCAGCGTTTGTCGGCAACGAGCTGTTCGGCAAAAAACTCGGCGTGATCGGCTTCGGCCGCATCGGATCGGAAGTCGCCAAACGGGCGCGCGCGTTTGGCATGACCGTGCACGTGTATGACCCGTTTTTAACGAAAGAGCGGGCCGAAAAACTCGGCGTCTCCATCCATTCGCTCGATGAAGTGCTGGCTTCCGCCGACATCATCACCGTCCATACGCCGCTGACAAAAGAAACGCGGGGGCTCCTTGGCACGGAAAACTTGGCGAAAACGAAAAAAGGGGTCTATTTAGTCAACTGTGCCCGCGGCGGCATCATCGACGAACAGGCGCTCATCCCATTTTTAGAAAGCGGCCATGTCGCTGGCGTTGCCCTTGACGTCTTTGAACAAGAACCGCCGGGCGATCACCCACTTTTGGCGTTTGACAATGTCATCACGACGCCGCACTTAGGGGCATCGACGGTTGAGGCGCAATTGAACGTCGCCACTCAAGTCGCTGAAGAGTTGCTCCACTTTTTCGAAGGGCAGCCGGTCACGTCGTCGATCAACTTGCCGGCCTTGTCAAAAGACGTCTATGAAAAAATTCAATCATTCTATCATTTAGGCCGGAAGCTTGGCTTGATCGCGTCGCAGTTTATGAACATCCCGGTGCAAGAGCTGTCCGTCACCTATGCCGGCACGGTCGCTGATTTGGAAACGACGTACATTACGCGCAGCTTGCTCGCCGGCTTCCTGCGGCCGCGCGTCGCCTCTACGGTCAACGAGGTGAACGCCGCCATGGTCGCTAAAGAACGCGGCATTACGTACGGGGAAAAATTTTCCGATGAAACGCACGGATATGCAAACTGCATTTCCCTCACTGTCCATGGCGAGAACAAAACGTTCACGATCAAAGGAACGCACGTGCCGAACTACGGCGACCGCATCGTCCACTTCAACGGCGTCGCCATCGACTTCGCCCCGGAAGGACATCTGTTGTACATTCAGCACCAAGACCGGCCGGGAATGATCGGCAAAGTCGGGAACGTGTTGGGGGCGCACGATGTCAACATCGCCACGATGCAAGTCGGGCGGCAGGAGGCGGGGGGGAAAGCGATGATGATCCTCTCGCTTGACAAACCGGTGGATGATGCGGTGTTAAACGCACTGGCGCAAATTGATGATATTGAGACCGTCAAACGGCTTGAGGCGTAG
- a CDS encoding YpbF family protein has product MAYFPSEFSLDEVTKEMLLAVIEKKKKWERLEKRTTVLQAASFVGLAAFLLYVIANAAVVATWSGRFAWFFAAPVHILILLLLCTVYWAAVYYKGKSEKAEDDFHALRCEIIQKSIDLWKDEEQWNGRHRLFEWLKREYDINLYYEHS; this is encoded by the coding sequence ATGGCCTATTTTCCGAGCGAATTTTCCCTCGATGAAGTGACAAAAGAAATGTTGCTTGCGGTTATTGAAAAAAAGAAAAAATGGGAGCGGCTCGAAAAGCGGACGACCGTTTTGCAAGCCGCCTCATTTGTCGGCTTGGCGGCTTTCCTTCTTTATGTGATTGCCAACGCGGCGGTCGTGGCGACGTGGAGCGGGCGGTTTGCCTGGTTTTTTGCCGCGCCTGTCCACATTCTTATCCTGCTTCTTTTGTGCACCGTTTATTGGGCCGCTGTCTATTACAAAGGAAAAAGTGAAAAGGCGGAAGATGATTTTCACGCCCTCCGTTGCGAAATTATTCAAAAAAGCATCGATTTATGGAAAGACGAAGAGCAGTGGAACGGGCGTCACCGGCTGTTTGAGTGGCTGAAGCGGGAATACGACATTAACCTATATTATGAGCATAGCTGA
- a CDS encoding RecQ family ATP-dependent DNA helicase, which translates to MDELIKILHARFGHASFRPGQREVVEDVLAGRDVLAMLPTGSGKSLCYQLPVYLLPGSVLIVSPLVSLMEDQVEQLRRRGEKRVIAFHSLLDAEEKWQALASLPDFRFIYASPEMLQSAKFLAALGRARISLFVVDEAHCISQWGYDFRPDFLKLGAVRRALGSPPCLALTATAPPEVRDDIVRTLGMERARLHIYSVDRPNIALKVEHCLSAEEKAARLVEYAGRLEGPGIVYFSSRQWAEEMARRLEGSGAGRVAYYHAGMDGEQRLLVQQQFLYGQLDIVCCTSAFGMGVNKENVRFVLHFHMPAQLEAYVQEIGRAGRDGAPSLAVLFYADGDRAIAQAVAEAELPDPHELREWCRRLPEDAAADQWKAAIEASGFTDIQKRLVAYCLEWGQTAASERITAEAKEQLYERMAAAMEARRRWKRKKLQEMDDWVHTSSCRRAAIVRAFGEELTDKPDVCCDGCGLRLDAYMRAARHPAAAPIGHWREELWRMFFSGGRQDEAAK; encoded by the coding sequence TTGGATGAATTAATAAAAATCTTGCATGCGCGGTTTGGACATGCCTCATTCCGCCCAGGGCAGCGGGAAGTGGTCGAAGACGTGCTCGCCGGACGCGACGTGTTGGCGATGTTGCCGACCGGAAGCGGCAAGTCGCTTTGCTACCAGCTGCCGGTGTATTTGCTCCCCGGAAGCGTGCTTATCGTTTCGCCGCTTGTCTCGCTCATGGAAGATCAAGTCGAACAGCTGCGCCGACGCGGGGAAAAGCGGGTGATTGCTTTCCATAGCTTGCTCGATGCGGAAGAAAAATGGCAGGCGCTCGCCTCGCTGCCCGATTTTCGTTTCATTTACGCTTCGCCGGAAATGCTGCAATCGGCTAAATTTTTGGCGGCGCTCGGGCGCGCGCGCATTTCCTTATTTGTTGTTGATGAAGCGCATTGCATTTCCCAATGGGGGTATGATTTCCGCCCCGACTTTTTAAAACTCGGGGCGGTCCGGCGCGCGCTCGGTTCTCCGCCGTGCCTGGCGCTGACGGCGACGGCGCCGCCGGAGGTGCGCGATGATATCGTCCGCACGCTCGGGATGGAGCGCGCCCGCCTTCATATTTATTCTGTTGATCGCCCGAACATCGCCTTAAAGGTCGAGCATTGCTTATCGGCTGAAGAAAAAGCAGCGCGCTTAGTTGAATATGCGGGGCGGCTTGAAGGGCCGGGAATCGTTTACTTTTCAAGCCGTCAATGGGCGGAAGAAATGGCCCGCCGCCTTGAGGGAAGCGGGGCGGGGCGGGTGGCGTACTACCATGCCGGCATGGATGGGGAGCAGCGGCTGCTCGTGCAGCAGCAATTTTTATACGGCCAGCTCGATATCGTTTGCTGTACGAGCGCGTTTGGCATGGGCGTGAACAAAGAAAACGTCCGGTTCGTGCTCCATTTTCATATGCCGGCTCAGCTCGAGGCGTATGTGCAGGAAATCGGGCGCGCCGGACGCGACGGGGCGCCGAGTCTAGCCGTGCTGTTTTACGCTGATGGCGACCGGGCCATCGCCCAGGCGGTGGCCGAAGCCGAGCTTCCCGATCCGCACGAGCTGCGCGAATGGTGCCGGCGGCTGCCAGAAGACGCCGCTGCCGATCAATGGAAGGCTGCCATCGAAGCGAGCGGATTTACGGACATACAAAAACGGCTTGTGGCGTACTGTTTAGAATGGGGACAAACAGCGGCGTCCGAACGGATCACGGCTGAGGCGAAGGAGCAACTGTATGAAAGAATGGCCGCGGCCATGGAGGCGCGGCGGCGCTGGAAGCGAAAAAAGCTGCAGGAAATGGATGACTGGGTGCACACCTCTTCCTGCCGGCGTGCGGCGATCGTCCGCGCGTTCGGGGAGGAGCTGACGGACAAGCCGGATGTGTGCTGCGATGGTTGCGGGCTGCGGCTTGATGCCTATATGCGCGCCGCCCGCCATCCGGCTGCGGCGCCGATCGGCCACTGGCGCGAAGAGCTATGGCGGATGTTTTTCAGCGGGGGGCGGCAAGATGAGGCGGCAAAGTGA
- a CDS encoding ferredoxin — MPKYTIVDKETCIACGACGAAAPDIYDYDEDGIAYVTLDDNQGIVEVPDILIDDMMDAFEGCPTESIKVADEPFDGDPNKFD; from the coding sequence ATGCCAAAGTATACGATCGTCGATAAAGAAACATGTATTGCCTGCGGCGCATGCGGCGCAGCAGCTCCGGACATTTACGACTACGACGAAGACGGCATCGCCTACGTCACCCTTGATGACAACCAAGGAATCGTCGAAGTGCCGGATATTTTAATTGACGATATGATGGACGCGTTTGAAGGCTGTCCGACTGAGTCGATCAAAGTCGCTGATGAGCCGTTTGACGGCGATCCGAATAAATTCGACTGA
- a CDS encoding inorganic diphosphatase, protein MAFENKIVEAFIEIPTGSQNKYEFDKERGIFKLDRVLYSPMFYPAEYGYLQNTLALDGDPLDILVITTNPTFPGCVIDTRVIGFLNMIDSGEEDAKLIGVPVEDPRFDEVRSIEDLPQHKLKEIAHFFERYKDLQGKRTEIGTWEGPEAAAKLIDECIARYNEKKSE, encoded by the coding sequence ATGGCATTCGAAAATAAAATTGTCGAAGCGTTTATCGAAATTCCGACCGGCAGCCAAAACAAATACGAGTTCGACAAAGAGCGGGGCATTTTCAAGCTCGACCGCGTCTTGTACTCGCCGATGTTTTACCCGGCGGAATACGGCTACTTGCAAAACACACTGGCGCTTGATGGCGACCCGCTCGACATTTTAGTCATTACGACGAACCCAACGTTCCCGGGCTGCGTCATTGATACGCGCGTCATCGGCTTTTTAAACATGATCGACAGCGGCGAAGAGGATGCGAAACTCATCGGCGTACCGGTTGAAGATCCTCGTTTTGATGAAGTTCGCTCAATCGAAGACTTGCCGCAGCATAAACTGAAAGAAATCGCCCACTTCTTTGAACGCTATAAAGATTTGCAAGGCAAACGGACGGAAATCGGCACATGGGAAGGGCCGGAAGCCGCCGCGAAGCTGATCGACGAGTGCATCGCCCGCTACAATGAGAAAAAAAGTGAGTAA
- a CDS encoding LysM peptidoglycan-binding domain-containing protein yields the protein MEGASGRLARKQRLASGANAPSSRLKRRRQKEEQKRKYIPARLLAFLFLALPAAVLAIHHVRSESGTVTVVRHEENSSRETVRIIQVDDVKAASETAKRERPADRKAVDETDDKIITHVVAANETLYSIAMKYYGTSSAMELIKKENGLATSRLEPGQTLRIPLHEER from the coding sequence ATGGAAGGAGCATCGGGACGCCTGGCGCGGAAACAACGGTTGGCGTCGGGCGCCAATGCGCCGTCGTCACGCCTAAAAAGACGACGGCAAAAAGAAGAGCAAAAGCGAAAATACATCCCGGCCCGCCTGCTGGCGTTTTTGTTTTTGGCGCTGCCGGCGGCGGTACTGGCTATCCACCACGTCCGGTCGGAGTCGGGAACGGTTACAGTCGTCCGCCATGAGGAAAACAGCAGCCGCGAGACTGTGCGTATCATTCAGGTCGACGACGTCAAGGCAGCTAGTGAAACAGCGAAACGGGAGCGGCCGGCGGACCGAAAGGCGGTTGATGAAACGGACGACAAGATCATCACCCACGTTGTCGCGGCGAACGAAACGCTATACAGCATCGCCATGAAATATTACGGCACGTCAAGCGCTATGGAGCTTATCAAAAAGGAAAACGGCTTGGCAACGAGCCGGCTTGAGCCGGGGCAAACGCTGCGCATCCCGCTTCATGAAGAACGTTGA